TGAGCGGGTAAATCAGGTGACACCAGCGTTATTTGCTCGGTTTCCTGATGCGATCGCTTTGGCAAACGCTGATATTATCGAGTTGGAAAATTTGATCCGTTCCACTGGTTTTTATCGCAACAAGGCGAAAAATATTCAAGGGGCAAGCCGCTTAATTGTGGAAAAATTTGGCGGCGAGGTGCCACAACGAATGGAATTGTTGCTGGAATTGCCAGGGGTGGCGCGTAAAACGGCTAATGTGGTTCTAGCTCATGCCTACGGTATTAATCAGGGCGTGACGGTGGATACTCATGTGAAACGTCTCTCGCACCGCTTGGGTTTGACAGAACATACAGACCCGATTCGCATAGAGCGGGATTTGATGAGAATATTACCTCACTGTGAAGAATGGGAAAACTGGTCAATTCGTTTGGTTTACCACGGTCGGGCAATTTGTAAGGCTCGGAATCCTGAATGCGATGCTTGCGTTCTTGCCGATTTGTGTCCTTCTGCCAATGTGTCCCAGTCAAATTCTGACCAGGTAAGCATAGTCACGGTTCCTCTTGCCATCCCTGAAGAACCCCTGCCTAACCCTCCCCGTTAACGGGGAGTGAACAAATTATTGATGTTTAGAATATAATGGAGAATGGTGTCTAAATCTGCGGAAGAATTGATTCATGGCTAAAAAGAGCATGATTGAGCGGGAGAAAAAGCGCGAGCGGCTGGTAGAAAAGTATGCCGATAAGCGTGCAGCGTTGCAGGAAGATTTTGATAATGCAACCACCCAACAACAAAAGCTGGCAATTCATCGCCAAATCCAGCAATTGCCTCGCAACAGTGCGCCCACCAGACTGCGGAACCGCTGCTGGGTAACTGGTCGTCCTAGAGGTGTTTATCGGGATTTCGGCCTGTCTCGGAACGTCATGCGGGAATGGGCGCACCAAGGCCTGTTACCTGGTGTGGTTAAGTCTAGCTGGTAGTCCTTAGTCCTTAGTCCTTAGTTGATTGTGTTTGACCAAGGACTAATGACTATTAACTATTGACCACAACAGCGGTCAATGCCAAGGCTGTCTAAAAGTAAGTCGCTGACAGCATTAGCGATCGCAAACTCGCTGTAGAAACTCTTAGAAAAGTCAAACGCCTGCATTTCTGTCAGGATAGCAATAACTAACGAACCCAGATCGTTTTCGCCTTCCATCCGTTGACGGACATAGAT
Above is a genomic segment from Funiculus sociatus GB2-C1 containing:
- the rpsN gene encoding 30S ribosomal protein S14, giving the protein MAKKSMIEREKKRERLVEKYADKRAALQEDFDNATTQQQKLAIHRQIQQLPRNSAPTRLRNRCWVTGRPRGVYRDFGLSRNVMREWAHQGLLPGVVKSSW
- the nth gene encoding endonuclease III, whose protein sequence is MSITHKSSSQQQRALEILIRLKRLYPVAPCTLNYKTPVQLLVATILSAQCTDERVNQVTPALFARFPDAIALANADIIELENLIRSTGFYRNKAKNIQGASRLIVEKFGGEVPQRMELLLELPGVARKTANVVLAHAYGINQGVTVDTHVKRLSHRLGLTEHTDPIRIERDLMRILPHCEEWENWSIRLVYHGRAICKARNPECDACVLADLCPSANVSQSNSDQVSIVTVPLAIPEEPLPNPPR